One segment of Purpureocillium takamizusanense chromosome 7, complete sequence DNA contains the following:
- a CDS encoding uncharacterized protein (COG:S~EggNog:ENOG503NXQT): MPTIYSSLYTNFIRQGSTFAKSITTHGYAQSVVAAAHPHVLNSQNRPVFGRRHTNRLGRLSNFQLHSAFHSERTGAGLSSDHRHGHVHGGLDAYFEALQKQQAAGEADKEWTQFEFQKRIEWKPSSSTVLTGEEDAAAASELVVEAIDNDGASSFTAEEAAALAHINAALEKEIEARQLQEAAENAPSASVPGSLSHTPRSVARTATPPVDSQSQSYADHLAKLVAADRYGEIPAVFEAMLATGVKPIASAYNALLLAAIHIPTKKIEIVSKALDVYADMIRRRVTPDSETYDVLVNLLASRSLEVSAMKKALEDKRQRFGGMDEPGKFMLASHELEHAILCEDDRLDLAIKLFDQSADADVAMYSAETYHELIIACAEAGRVSDMLRLFEHMEFSKTAPISAIFPAMITAFASRGDLVSAVECYNEYRSLAVAHDNGSASLHDRLDDQVYAAVINAYVVSDKIEGAMKFFKKIVSEYGVRAVDIKDALVNLGFVKGFISRGIYQEAFHWAQSVEAEAQSKAMSHIATVAADHNEKMTAIEAYGSIKGDAQALVTPTMALLAMSIREGDVALATKYWHALSRPEVHATAAFIEPTAMYAVALIGSGQVAEGLAQSETMFQRIRASASEAQTHLTEEVDEGVEFIQRYMETRGIVDPREMASQMSSLPSQAMSASPFLSTPTVSSFEDNFDPHAHSTDFKGSSLIADDLEGSHGRKGARLGDALNRFRNMRRAGRHPRYITYAKMISAAAREGKMELCHDILAMARTDVPLMPQYAMVRYGWSSILDAMVGACLTMGNRGRAEQYHQELLEMGAAPSANTFGLYITTLKDSTKTFDEASEAVRIFHRAKTEGVEPSSFLYNALIGKLGKARRIDDCLFYFTEMRALGIKPTSVTYGTIVNALCRVSDEKFAETLFDEMEAMPNYKARPAPYNSMMQFFLTTKRDKSKVLAYYERMKAKGIAPTSHTFKLLVDTHATLEPVDMTAAEQVLDMIRASGQRAEPVHYASLIHARGCVQHDMEGARQLFDSVIRDSLVPVNASLFQALFEAMVANHQVTATEPLLSQMRKMGVELTPYIANTLIHGWTAQKKIDKAQQIYDAVLREKREPSTYEAMTRAYLAVEQREQAKGVVGEMLTRGYPSAVVNKVLELLGGGQEAPAA; encoded by the coding sequence ATGCCCACCATCTATTCGTCGCTGTACACGAATTTCATCCGTCAAGGATCTACATTCGCAAAGTCCATCACCACCCACGGCTACGCACAGTctgttgtcgctgccgcccacccTCATGTTTTAAACTCTCAGAATCGCCCGGTCTTTGGTCGCCGGCACACCAACAGACTCGGGCGTCTCTCCAACTTCCAGCTTCATTCGGCGTTTCATTCTGAGCGGACGGGAGCCGGCCTCTCCTCCGACCACCGACATGGCCATGTGCATGGCGGCTTAGATGCCTATTTTGAGGCTCTCCAGAAGCAACAGGCtgctggcgaggccgacaaggagTGGACTCAGTTTGAGTTTCAGAAGCGGATCGAATGGAAGCCCAGCTCTTCGACTGTTCTCACcggcgaagaagatgccgccgccgccagcgagctTGTTGTCGAGGCGATCGACAATGACGGCGCCTCTTCTTTCACGGCGGAAGAGGCTGCCGCCTTGGCACACatcaacgccgccctcgagaaGGAGATTGAGGCTCGACAGTTGCAGGAGGCCGCTGAAAatgcgccctcggcctctgTTCCTGGGTCCCTGTCGCATACGCCCAGGAGTGTGGCGCGCACTGCGACTCCTCCGGTTGATAGCCAGTCCCAATCTTATGCCGACCACTTGGCGAAGCTGGTTGCCGCCGACCGATATGGCGAGATTCCCGCGGTGTTCGAGGCCATGCTGGCCACGGGCGTCAAGCCCATTGCCAGTGCCTACAACGCCCTCTTGTTGGCCGCTATCCACATCCCGACGAAGAAGATTGAGATTGTTTCTAAAGCTCTCGATGTCTATGCTGACATGATCCGCCGACGTGTCACACCAGACAGCGAGACTTATGATGTTCTCGTCAATCtcttggcctcgaggtcTCTTGAGGTTTCCGCCATGAAGAAGGCTCTCGAGGACAAGCGTCAGCGTTTCGGAGGCATGGACGAGCCGGGCAAGTTCATGCTCGCGTCTCACGAGCTTGAGCATGCCATTCTTTGCGAGGATGACAGGCTCGATCTCGCCATCAAGCTCTTCGACCAGTCGGCCGACGCTGATGTCGCCATGTACTCTGCCGAGACTTATCACGAGCTGATCATTGCCTGCGCCGAGGCTGGCCGCGTGTCGGATATGCTCCGCCTGTTTGAGCACATGGAATTCAGCAAGACTGCGCCAATTTCGGCCATCTTTCCTGCGATGATTACAGCGTTTGCCAGCCGTGGTGACCTTGTCAGCGCAGTCGAGTGCTACAACGAGTATCGCAGCCTTGCGGTAGCTCACGACAACGGAAGCGCCAGCCTTCACGACCGACTTGATGACCAGGTCTATGCTGCTGTTATCAATGCCTATGTTGTATCGGACAAGATTGAGGGCGCTATGAAGTTCTTCAAGAAGATTGTCAGCGAGTATGGCGTTCGTGCGGTGGACATCAAGGACGCCCTTGTCAacctcggcttcgtcaaAGGCTTCATTTCCCGCGGCATCTACCAGGAGGCTTTCCACTGGGCTCAGTCCGTTGAGGCTGAGGCTCAGTCAAAGGCTATGTCCCACATCGCCACCGTTGCTGCCGACCACAACGAGAAGATGACAGCAATCGAGGCGTATGGTAGCATCAAAGGCGACGCTCAGGCTCTTGTCACACCTACCATGGCGTTGCTTGCCATGAGCATCCGCGAGGGTGACGTCGCCTTAGCCACCAAGTACTGGCACGCCCTTTCTCGTCCGGAAGTCCACGCTACTGCGGCTTTCATCGAGCCGACGGCCATGTACGCCGTTGCCCTGATCGGTTCTGGACAGGTGGCCGAGGGCCTGGCCCAGTCAGAGACGATGTTCCAGCGCATCCGTGCCTCGGCATCCGAAGCGCAGACGCACCTGACTGAGGAGGTTGATGAGGGTGTTGAGTTCATCCAGCGGTACATGGAGACGCGAGGAATCGTGGACCCCCGCGAAATGGCTTCGCAGATGTCTTCGTTGCCTTCACAGGCGATGAGTGCGTCGCCGTTCCTGTCGACGCCCACCGTTTCCAGCTTCGAGGACAACTTCGACCCGCACGCCCACAGCACCGATTTCAAGGGTTCGTCTCTCATCGCTGACGATCTCGAGGGCAGCCACGGCCGCAAGGGCGCGCGCCTGGGTGATGCCCTCAACCGTTTCCGAAACATgcgtcgcgctggccgccaccctcgctACATCACGTACGCCAAGATGAtttccgccgccgctcgcgagGGGAAGATGGAGCTCTGCCACGACATTctcgccatggcgcgcaCTGACGTTCCGCTGATGCCCCAATACGCCATGGTCCGCTACGGCTGGTCTTCGATTCTCGACGCAATGGTGGGCGCTTGCCTGACCATGGGTAACCGCGGCCGGGCTGAGCAGTACCATCAGGAGCTCCTGGAGATGGGTGCTGCTCCTTCTGCGAACACCTTTGGCCTCTACATCACGACTTTGAAGGACTCGACGAAGACGTTCGACGAGGCCTCTGAGGCTGTTCGAATCTTCCACCGGGCGAAGACGGAGGGCGTGGAACCCAGCTCGTTCTTGTACAATGCTCTCATTGGTAAGCTCGGCAAGGCTCGCCGCATTGACGACTGCCTGTTTTACTTTACCGAGATGAGGGCGTTGGGCATCAAGCCGACTTCCGTCACGTACGGCACCATCGTCAATGCCCTGTGCCGTGTCAGTGATGAGAAGTTTGCGGAGACGCTGTTTGATGAGATGGAGGCCATGCCCAACTACAAGGCCCGGCCTGCTCCGTATAACAGCATGATGCAGTTCTTCCTGACAACCAAGAGGGACAAGAGCAAAGTGCTTGCCTACTACGAGCGCATGAAGGCGAAGGGCATCGCTCCTACGTCGCACACGTTCAAGCTTCTGGTCGACACGCACGCGACGCTCGAGCCCGTTGATATGACGGCCGCTGAGCAAGTCCTCGACATGATTCGAGCCTCTGGCCAGCGAGCCGAGCCAGTCCACTATGCGTCGCTGATCCACGCTCGGGGCTGCGTCCAGCACGACATGGAGGGCGCCCGACAACTGTTCGACAGCGTCATTCGTGACTCGCTGGTTCCCGTCAATGCGAGCCTCTTCCAGGCGCTCTTCGAGGCCATGGTCGCCAACCACCAGGTCACAGCCACGGAACCCCTGCTCTCGCAGATGCGAAAGATGGGGGTTGAGCTTACCCCGTACATTGCCAACACATTAATTCACGGCTGGACGGCGCAGAAGAAGATCGACAAGGCGCAGCAGATCTACGACGCAGTCTTGCGCGAGAAGCGCGAGCCCAGCACGTACGAGGCCATGACGAGGGCGTACCTGGCGGTCGAGCAGAGGGAGCAGGCCAAGGGTGTGGTTGGCGAGATGCTCACGCGCGGCTATCCAAGTGCCGTGGTGAACAAGGTGCTGGAGCTTCTAGGCGGCGGAcaggaggcgccggcggcgtga